A window of the Penaeus monodon isolate SGIC_2016 chromosome 38, NSTDA_Pmon_1, whole genome shotgun sequence genome harbors these coding sequences:
- the LOC119596735 gene encoding cyclin-I-like, translating to MLNLCLLVSYGEEVGVAARDGEVRWQGAACRRLGWAPETGFTAAALLDRLLHRVRIPPRYLHAVGAAALFIAAKIHEEDENVPATIEVVERGGMDCSHRELLRMERVLLDKLSWHPKASITLDFLQVLHALAIVSAPKHQQAQRSGSPTRQLGHLTNRLWRVVCSGRSGSMRPSLLSLALLSLALDTSASEPGLTLWLQALTQVSDEELASARALVKEILGEESLEFLPVPPSQTSQHSPPSRPNKRKVGHSLDTEEEDMYVDIKKLYAYDKTATETPLHEKSPEGPEELDDTYSDIRRLYSPVPIISDPLAASKMCPTKPASCKKLSSKKKKTKPTFKAKNSMKSSLKQALKIPCKISLITTKKIFEEICEEEEEEEDEMEMEVENEESQQEWEGPLVEPVGILNSPIFSPMSPEFPDIRNVVVKKEDLCWRQKALEVTEQVYRPMTYAQVLRLHLTPLTRALGV from the exons ATGCTTAATCTCTGCCTATTAGTCTCTTAT GGCGAGGAGGTGGGCGTGGCGGCGCGCGACGGCGAGGTGCGCTGGCAGGGCGCGGCGTGCCGGCGGCTGGGCTGGGCGCCCGAGACGGGCTTCACGGCGGCGGCGCTGCTGGACCGCCTCCTGCACCGCGTCCGGATCCCGCCGCGCTACCTGCACGCCGTGGGCGCCGCCGCCCTCTTCATCGCCGCCAAGATCCACGAGGAGGACGAG AATGTGCCCGCCACGATAGAGGTGGTGGAGCGCGGAGGCATGGACTGCTCCCACCGAGAGCTCCTCCGGATGGAGCGCGTGCTGCTGGACAAGCTGTCGTGGCACCCGAAGGCGTCCATCACGCTGGACTTCCTTCAGGTGCTTCACGCCCTGGCCATTGTCTCCGCGCCAAAGCACCAGCAAGCGCAGAG GAGTGGATCACCGACACGTCAGCTGGGCCACCTGACAAACCGACTGTGGCGAGTTGTCTGCTCAGGACGCAGTGGAAGCATGCGGCCGTCTTTGCTTAGCCTTGCCTTACTCTCTCTGGCCTTGGACACGTCGGCGTCAGAGCCAGGTCTCACGCTCTGGCTCCAAGCACTCACGCAG GTGAGTGATGAAGAGCTTGCCAGCGCACGGGCATTAGTGAAGGAGATCCTGGGAGAAGAATCCCTCGAGTTCCTTCCTGTACCCCCCTCGCAGACCAGCCAGCACAGCCCGCCCTCAAGACCCAACAAAAGGAAAGTGGGACACTCCCTTGACACTGAAGAGGAAGACATGTATGTGGACATCAAGAAGCTGTATGCTTATGACAAG acTGCAACAGAAACACCCCTGCATGAAAAATCACCAGAAGGTCCGGAGGAGCTCGATGACACATACAGTGACATCCGGCGCCTCTACTCCCCAGTGCCCATCATCAGTGATCCTCTCGCTGCTAGCAAAATGTGCCCCACTAAGCCTGCCAGCTGCAAGAAGTTGTCGTCCAAGAAAAAGAAGACCAAGCCCACGTTCAAGGCTAAGAACTCCATGAAGAGCTCTCTGAAACAAGCTCTGAAAATCCCTTGCAAGATATCTCTCATCACAACGAAGAAGATCTTTGAAGAGAtctgcgaggaggaggaggaggaggaggatgaaatggAGATGGAGGTTGAAAATGAGGAATCTCAGCAAGAGTGGGAGGGACCCCTGGTAGAGCCTGTTGGCATCCTGAATTCACCCATTTTCTCACCAATGAGTCCAGAGTTTCCCGACATCCGCAATGTGGTTGTCAAGAAAGAAG